One Mycolicibacterium pulveris genomic region harbors:
- a CDS encoding single-stranded DNA-binding protein, which produces MAGDTIITVVGNLTADPELRFTPSGAAVANFTVASTPRIYDRQSGEWRDGEALFLRCNIWREAAENVAESLTRGTRVVVQGRLKQRSFETREGEKRTVVELEVDEIGPSLRYATAKVNKASRSGGGGGGFGGGGGGGGSRPAEQPKDDPWGSAPATGSFAGADDEPPF; this is translated from the coding sequence GTGGCTGGTGACACCATCATCACCGTCGTGGGAAACCTGACCGCCGATCCCGAACTGCGCTTCACGCCGTCCGGTGCCGCGGTCGCCAACTTCACCGTGGCGTCGACGCCGCGCATCTACGACCGCCAGAGCGGGGAGTGGAGAGACGGCGAGGCGCTGTTCCTGCGGTGCAACATCTGGCGGGAGGCAGCCGAGAACGTGGCTGAGAGCTTGACCCGCGGTACGCGGGTCGTCGTGCAGGGCCGCCTCAAGCAGCGGTCGTTCGAGACCCGCGAGGGCGAGAAGCGCACGGTCGTCGAGCTCGAGGTCGACGAGATCGGCCCCTCGCTGCGGTACGCGACGGCCAAGGTGAACAAGGCCAGCCGCAGCGGCGGTGGCGGCGGAGGCTTCGGCGGCGGTGGCGGCGGCGGAGGTTCACGCCCGGCCGAGCAGCCCAAGGACGACCCGTGGGGCAGCGCGCCCGCGACCGGCTCCTTCGCCGGCGCCGACGACGAGCCGCCCTTCTGA
- a CDS encoding S8 family peptidase produces the protein MALVEQAGGRVAAVAVIDQIGFHGLKCEVPTALLRELAAGNFDGVRLVRSANVMYLRITGQALPIVGPSIEISEEIDDPLPGGDPVLCLLDGVPMANHVLLRDRVTVYDPDDLTQLATVGERRHGTWTASIAVWGDRGSKQVPAARPVLVRPVLVPSDETADRTEELPSNELVPDLMWRVFRELFEDGPSGPAAAPAVAIVNISVGDPAVPFETVLSSWARILDWLSYEYGVLVVISAGNHGKLTLSPMVSADLTGAAGTNRRQVLLEAIDRRQNERRLLAPAESVNAITVGATHDDDSNAVAQGYLVDPTDGYPSISPVTATGSGYRRSVKPDVLARGGRAFYVDGATAQEVITLRGLSALGPGLKVATPPGLNETHVAGTSFAAALVSRQAARLHDVVEEITARTPLTRRQRAAAIKALLVHGTAWPPDLAYDPLSPEIAIGNGVVSRDYADGCASNEAVILYLGSIGAAEEQELLFPLPDGLNVRETKRIDATLAWLTPVNWRSRQYRCASLSFVTPGGAIPTLGKPAGHPSAVTTRGAATVQHQTWELEKTFASGQGSDMNIRVKCYEQAGGLGGRAVDFAVAVSLWVAPTINVDVYSQVRDQVAARVAVRPQ, from the coding sequence GTGGCTCTGGTCGAGCAGGCGGGTGGGCGAGTCGCCGCAGTTGCGGTCATCGATCAGATTGGATTTCATGGGCTCAAGTGCGAGGTCCCGACCGCGCTGTTGCGCGAACTGGCAGCAGGCAACTTTGATGGTGTCCGCTTAGTTCGTTCCGCCAACGTGATGTACCTGCGAATCACGGGGCAGGCGCTGCCGATAGTCGGTCCCTCGATCGAGATATCTGAGGAGATCGACGATCCGCTGCCTGGTGGTGATCCCGTTCTTTGCCTTCTTGACGGCGTGCCCATGGCGAATCACGTCCTGCTACGTGATCGTGTAACTGTCTATGACCCAGACGATCTCACCCAGTTGGCGACGGTCGGCGAACGCCGCCACGGAACTTGGACAGCTTCTATCGCTGTGTGGGGCGACCGTGGCTCGAAGCAGGTCCCGGCGGCTCGGCCTGTGTTAGTTCGCCCGGTGCTGGTTCCATCGGACGAAACAGCCGATCGGACAGAGGAATTGCCATCCAACGAGCTGGTACCAGATCTGATGTGGCGGGTATTCCGGGAGTTGTTCGAGGACGGCCCGAGCGGTCCCGCCGCGGCACCCGCCGTTGCTATCGTCAACATCTCAGTAGGTGACCCCGCAGTGCCCTTCGAGACCGTCCTGTCTTCCTGGGCACGCATTCTCGACTGGCTGAGCTACGAGTACGGTGTTCTCGTCGTAATTTCCGCAGGAAACCATGGCAAGCTGACACTAAGTCCAATGGTGTCAGCCGATCTCACGGGAGCGGCGGGAACTAACCGACGTCAGGTACTGCTGGAAGCGATCGATCGTCGACAGAATGAGCGGAGACTGCTTGCTCCGGCGGAATCTGTCAACGCAATCACTGTGGGAGCCACTCACGACGATGATTCGAACGCAGTCGCGCAGGGTTACCTCGTCGACCCGACGGACGGATACCCGAGTATCAGCCCCGTGACCGCGACGGGAAGCGGATACCGGCGCAGCGTCAAGCCGGACGTACTGGCCCGGGGTGGTCGTGCGTTTTATGTTGACGGTGCAACAGCCCAAGAAGTGATCACGCTACGTGGCCTCTCGGCTCTCGGCCCTGGGCTCAAGGTGGCGACTCCACCGGGGCTCAATGAAACACACGTAGCAGGAACAAGTTTTGCCGCAGCATTAGTATCGCGGCAGGCCGCACGCCTTCACGATGTCGTCGAGGAAATCACGGCGAGAACCCCCCTAACTCGCCGCCAGCGAGCGGCGGCGATAAAGGCATTGCTGGTGCATGGCACTGCGTGGCCGCCCGATCTGGCCTATGACCCTCTATCCCCGGAGATCGCCATCGGAAATGGCGTCGTATCACGGGACTATGCTGACGGATGTGCGAGTAACGAGGCAGTGATCCTCTACCTTGGCTCGATTGGCGCAGCAGAGGAGCAAGAGCTGTTGTTTCCATTGCCTGACGGGCTTAATGTTCGTGAGACAAAACGGATCGATGCGACCCTTGCCTGGCTTACGCCAGTCAACTGGCGCAGCCGCCAGTACCGTTGCGCAAGTTTATCTTTCGTCACACCAGGCGGTGCCATACCGACGCTTGGTAAGCCAGCTGGCCATCCATCGGCAGTTACCACTCGCGGCGCAGCTACCGTACAGCACCAAACGTGGGAACTGGAAAAGACATTCGCTTCGGGGCAAGGAAGCGATATGAACATTCGGGTGAAGTGCTATGAACAAGCTGGCGGACTCGGTGGACGCGCTGTGGACTTCGCCGTAGCAGTCTCACTGTGGGTGGCCCCAACTATCAACGTCGACGTCTACAGCCAAGTCCGCGATCAGGTCGCTGCGCGCGTGGCGGTACGACCTCAATGA
- the rplI gene encoding 50S ribosomal protein L9: protein MKLILTTDVDHLGSTGDIVEVKDGYGRNFLLPRKLAIVATRGAEKQAEAIRRAREAKSIKSLEHAGELKAAIENLGPVELSVKAAPDTGKLFGSVTPAAVVTAIKSAGGPNLDKRTVRMPKAHIKTTGTHEIEVRLHPEVEASVSLNVVAAH, encoded by the coding sequence ATGAAACTGATTCTTACCACCGATGTGGACCACCTCGGCTCGACGGGCGACATCGTGGAGGTCAAGGACGGCTACGGCCGTAACTTCCTGCTGCCCCGCAAGCTGGCCATCGTGGCCACCCGGGGCGCCGAGAAGCAGGCCGAGGCGATCCGGCGTGCCCGCGAAGCCAAAAGCATCAAGAGCCTCGAGCACGCGGGCGAGTTGAAGGCCGCCATCGAGAACCTGGGCCCGGTGGAGCTGTCGGTCAAGGCGGCACCGGACACCGGCAAGCTGTTCGGGTCAGTGACGCCGGCCGCCGTCGTCACCGCCATCAAGAGCGCGGGCGGGCCGAACCTGGACAAGCGGACGGTCCGGATGCCCAAGGCGCACATCAAGACGACGGGCACCCACGAGATCGAGGTGCGTCTGCACCCTGAGGTCGAGGCCTCGGTGTCGCTGAACGTCGTCGCGGCGCACTAG
- a CDS encoding transglycosylase domain-containing protein, which yields MNSEGRHDRSGNDPRRGRETDGVSEPGSRPADGGGRHRPPQDAPSANRTRPVAPDDRHTSVLPPVHQPPPHLRDPIDVVKAALDGNPAPKPAPPPPPPPRRPPGGAPPPGPPPWSSQRKPVNWMWVRRGLLAAAVLFLVLPTVTFAMAYLIVEVPKPGDIRTNQVSTILASDGSELAKIVPPEGNRVDVNIDQIPVHVRNAVMAAEDRNFYSNPGFSFTGFARAVKNNLSGENLQGGSTITQQYVKNALVGSERAGVGGLIRKAKELVISTKMSGEWSKDQVLQSYLNIIYFGRGSYGVAAASKAYFNKPVEQLTVAEGALLAALIQRPSGLDPAVNFDGAKNRWNWVLDGMVEIGALTPSERAAQVFPETVPPELAQTQNLTTGPNGLIERQVKQELLDLFDISEKTLNTEGLQITTTIDPKAQNAAEDAAETYLEGQDPDMRTAIVSIDPRTGGVKAYYGGDDANGFDFAQAGLPTGSAFKVFALVAALQQGMGLGYQVDSSPLEVNGIKITNVEGNSCGTCNIAEALKRSLNTSYYRLMLKLKNGPEDVAEAAHQAGIAESFPGVEHTLSEDGQGGPPNNGIVLGQYQSRVIDMASAYATLAASGVYHKPHFVQKVVNAQGEVLFDASQQDTEGEQRIEKKVADNVTAAMQPIAAYSNGHALAGGRPSAAKTGTNQLGDTGDNRDAWMVGFTPSLSTAVWVGTVDGTKPLENKWGSPVYGSGIPSDIWKATMDGALEDTDIETFPKPEEIGGYAGVPQAPAPRTTAPSEPSPSAPPSQTVIQPTLELAPGITIPWGPPTTVPVGPPPPADAPAPAPPAPVGQPAPVGQPAPVGPAPPPPGPQGPPPGPLPPP from the coding sequence GTGAATAGCGAAGGGCGCCACGACCGGTCAGGCAACGATCCCCGTAGGGGACGCGAAACTGATGGCGTGAGCGAGCCCGGATCACGACCGGCTGACGGCGGCGGACGGCACCGCCCGCCGCAGGACGCGCCGTCTGCCAACCGCACCCGACCGGTTGCGCCGGACGACCGGCACACCTCCGTGCTGCCGCCGGTGCACCAGCCCCCGCCGCACCTGCGGGATCCGATCGACGTGGTCAAGGCGGCGCTCGACGGCAATCCGGCACCCAAACCCGCGCCGCCGCCTCCCCCGCCGCCGCGTCGTCCACCGGGCGGTGCGCCGCCGCCGGGGCCGCCGCCGTGGTCGAGCCAGCGCAAGCCGGTCAACTGGATGTGGGTGCGTCGCGGTCTGTTGGCGGCAGCGGTGCTGTTCCTGGTGCTGCCGACGGTGACGTTCGCGATGGCGTACCTGATCGTGGAGGTCCCCAAACCGGGCGACATCCGGACCAACCAGGTGTCGACCATCCTTGCCAGCGATGGCAGTGAGCTGGCGAAAATCGTTCCGCCCGAAGGCAACCGGGTCGACGTGAACATCGACCAGATCCCGGTGCACGTGCGCAACGCAGTGATGGCCGCCGAGGACCGCAACTTCTACTCCAACCCCGGGTTCTCGTTCACCGGGTTCGCCCGCGCGGTCAAGAACAACCTCTCGGGCGAGAACCTGCAGGGTGGGTCCACGATCACCCAGCAGTACGTCAAGAACGCACTGGTGGGCTCCGAACGCGCCGGCGTGGGTGGTTTGATCCGCAAGGCCAAGGAACTGGTCATCTCGACGAAGATGTCGGGCGAATGGTCCAAAGATCAAGTGTTGCAGTCGTATCTGAACATCATCTACTTCGGTCGCGGCTCCTACGGGGTGGCCGCGGCGTCCAAGGCGTACTTCAACAAGCCGGTCGAGCAGCTCACGGTTGCCGAGGGCGCCCTGCTCGCGGCGCTCATCCAGCGGCCGTCCGGCCTTGACCCGGCGGTGAACTTCGACGGCGCCAAGAACCGGTGGAACTGGGTGCTCGACGGCATGGTGGAGATCGGCGCGCTGACACCCAGTGAGCGTGCCGCTCAGGTGTTCCCGGAAACGGTGCCGCCGGAGTTGGCGCAGACGCAGAACCTGACGACCGGCCCCAACGGGCTGATCGAGCGCCAGGTCAAACAGGAATTGCTCGACCTGTTCGACATCTCGGAGAAGACGCTCAACACCGAGGGTCTGCAGATCACCACGACCATCGATCCCAAGGCGCAGAACGCCGCCGAAGACGCTGCGGAAACGTACCTCGAGGGTCAAGACCCGGATATGCGCACCGCGATCGTGTCGATCGATCCGCGTACCGGCGGCGTGAAGGCCTACTACGGCGGCGACGACGCCAACGGTTTCGACTTCGCTCAAGCGGGTCTGCCGACGGGGTCGGCGTTCAAGGTGTTCGCGTTGGTCGCGGCGCTGCAACAGGGGATGGGCCTGGGTTATCAGGTCGACAGCTCCCCGTTGGAGGTCAATGGCATCAAGATCACCAACGTCGAGGGCAACAGCTGCGGCACCTGCAACATCGCCGAGGCGCTGAAGCGGTCGCTGAACACCAGCTACTACCGGCTGATGCTGAAACTGAAGAACGGCCCGGAGGACGTCGCCGAGGCGGCACACCAGGCCGGCATCGCCGAAAGCTTCCCCGGGGTGGAACACACCCTGTCCGAGGACGGCCAGGGCGGCCCCCCGAACAACGGAATCGTGTTGGGTCAGTATCAGAGTCGAGTGATCGACATGGCCTCGGCGTACGCCACACTGGCTGCATCCGGCGTCTACCACAAGCCGCACTTCGTACAGAAAGTGGTCAACGCCCAGGGTGAGGTGCTGTTCGACGCGTCGCAGCAGGACACCGAGGGCGAACAGCGCATCGAGAAGAAGGTCGCCGACAACGTCACCGCGGCGATGCAGCCGATCGCCGCGTACTCCAACGGTCATGCGCTGGCCGGCGGGCGTCCCTCCGCGGCGAAGACGGGCACCAACCAGCTGGGTGACACCGGCGACAACCGCGACGCCTGGATGGTCGGGTTCACACCGTCGTTGTCGACGGCGGTCTGGGTGGGCACCGTCGACGGCACCAAACCGCTGGAAAACAAGTGGGGCTCACCGGTTTACGGCTCGGGTATTCCGTCCGACATCTGGAAGGCCACGATGGACGGGGCGCTGGAGGACACCGACATCGAGACGTTCCCCAAGCCCGAGGAGATCGGCGGCTATGCGGGTGTGCCGCAGGCGCCGGCGCCGCGCACCACCGCGCCCTCGGAGCCCTCGCCGTCCGCGCCGCCGTCGCAGACGGTCATTCAGCCGACTCTTGAACTGGCGCCGGGCATCACGATCCCGTGGGGACCGCCCACCACCGTGCCCGTCGGGCCGCCCCCGCCCGCCGATGCGCCCGCTCCTGCTCCGCCCGCGCCCGTCGGCCAGCCCGCGCCCGTCGGCCAGCCCGCGCCCGTCGGTCCCGCACCGCCGCCGCCGGGGCCGCAAGGGCCCCCGCCCGGTCCGCTTCCGCCCCCGTGA
- a CDS encoding replicative DNA helicase — protein sequence MAVVDDLGHSGMDVPPPSEDFGRQPPQDAAAEQAVLGGMLLSKDAIADVLERLRPGDFYRPAHQNIYDAVLDLYGRGEPADAVTVAAELDRRGLLRRIGGAPYLHTLISTVPTAANAGYYAGIVAEKALLRRLVEAGTRVVQYGYAGAEGADVAEIVDRAQSEIYDVTERRMAEDFVPLEDLLQPTMDEIDAIASQGGLARGVPTGFFELDEVTNGLHPGQMIIIAARPGVGKSTLGLDFLRSCSIKNQMASIIFSLEMSRSEIVMRLLSAEAKIKLADMRSGRMSDDDWTRLARRMSEISEAPLYIDDSPNLTMMEIRAKARRLSQRAGLKLIVVDYMQLMTSGKKYESRQQEVSDFSRSLKLMAKELDVPVVAISQLNRGPEQRTDKKPMISDLRESGCLTANTRILRADTGAEVTFGELMRTGERPLVWSLDERKRMVARPMTNVFYSGHKEVFKVRLASGREVEATANHPFMTLDGWMPLGELKAGDRVAVPRRVPEPVQTQRMDDSEVILLAHMIGDGSCVKNQPIRYASIDEENLLAVTKAARHFGVTAIRNEYPAARVTTLRLPAPYHVTHGKRNPIAAWLDGLGLFSKRSHEKLVPQAIFAAPNDQVALFLHHLWATDGCVHWDAKHKQARIYYASTSRRLVDDVSQLLLRVGVFGRIKRTKKAGYRDSWHLYIYGAENQMRFLRNVDVNGEKWLTAREVLANLEGISRNTNLDTVPKEVWDVVRAGLADQTMSHRAFAAAMGTKFCGSTMWKHAPSRGRLHRAPALLDHRELHDLATNDVFWDSIVEITSIGEHDVYDGTVSGTHNFVANLISVHNSLEQDADMVILLHRPDAFERDDPRGGEADLIIGKHRNGPTKTITVAHQLHLSRFTNMAKA from the coding sequence GTGGCTGTTGTAGACGACCTCGGACATTCGGGCATGGATGTGCCGCCGCCGAGCGAAGACTTCGGCCGTCAACCTCCCCAGGACGCAGCTGCCGAACAGGCAGTGCTCGGGGGCATGCTGCTGAGCAAGGACGCCATCGCCGACGTGCTGGAGCGGCTGCGTCCGGGCGACTTCTACCGGCCCGCCCACCAGAACATCTACGACGCGGTCCTGGACCTCTACGGCCGCGGTGAGCCCGCCGATGCGGTGACGGTGGCCGCGGAGCTGGATCGGCGCGGGTTGTTGCGCCGGATCGGCGGAGCGCCGTATCTGCACACGTTGATATCGACGGTGCCGACGGCGGCCAACGCGGGCTACTACGCGGGCATCGTGGCGGAGAAGGCGCTGCTGCGTCGCCTCGTGGAGGCCGGCACGCGGGTGGTGCAGTACGGCTATGCCGGCGCGGAGGGCGCCGACGTCGCCGAGATCGTGGACCGCGCCCAGTCCGAGATCTACGACGTCACCGAACGGCGAATGGCCGAGGACTTCGTGCCGCTCGAGGACCTGCTGCAGCCGACGATGGACGAGATCGACGCGATCGCCTCGCAGGGCGGTCTGGCCCGCGGGGTGCCGACGGGCTTCTTCGAACTCGACGAGGTCACCAACGGTCTGCATCCGGGCCAGATGATCATCATCGCGGCCAGGCCGGGCGTGGGGAAATCGACGCTGGGCCTGGACTTCCTGCGATCGTGTTCGATCAAGAACCAAATGGCCAGCATCATCTTCAGCCTGGAAATGAGTCGGTCAGAAATCGTGATGCGGCTGCTGTCGGCGGAGGCGAAGATCAAACTGGCCGACATGCGGTCGGGCCGGATGAGCGACGATGACTGGACTCGGCTCGCGCGGCGGATGAGCGAAATCAGCGAAGCGCCTTTATATATCGACGATTCGCCGAACCTGACCATGATGGAGATCCGCGCCAAGGCGCGTCGGCTCTCGCAGCGGGCCGGGCTGAAGCTGATCGTCGTCGATTACATGCAGCTGATGACGTCGGGCAAGAAGTACGAGTCCCGACAGCAAGAAGTGTCGGACTTCTCGCGAAGCCTGAAGCTGATGGCCAAAGAGCTCGACGTCCCGGTGGTCGCGATCAGCCAGCTGAACCGCGGCCCGGAACAGCGCACTGACAAGAAGCCGATGATCTCGGATCTTCGCGAGTCGGGATGTCTGACGGCCAACACGCGAATCCTGCGGGCGGACACCGGTGCCGAGGTGACCTTCGGGGAGTTGATGCGCACGGGCGAGCGGCCGTTGGTGTGGTCGCTGGATGAGCGCAAGCGCATGGTCGCACGGCCGATGACCAACGTGTTCTACAGCGGGCACAAAGAAGTGTTCAAGGTGCGGCTCGCGTCGGGACGCGAGGTCGAGGCGACGGCGAACCACCCGTTCATGACGTTGGATGGCTGGATGCCGTTGGGTGAGCTGAAAGCCGGTGACCGCGTGGCGGTGCCGCGACGGGTGCCCGAACCGGTGCAGACGCAGCGGATGGACGACTCCGAAGTGATCCTGCTGGCGCACATGATCGGCGACGGTTCGTGCGTGAAGAATCAGCCGATCCGCTACGCAAGCATCGACGAGGAAAACCTTCTTGCGGTGACGAAGGCGGCACGGCACTTCGGAGTGACGGCCATTCGCAACGAATACCCTGCGGCGCGGGTGACCACGCTTCGGTTGCCGGCGCCATACCACGTGACCCACGGCAAGCGAAATCCGATCGCCGCATGGCTGGACGGACTCGGGTTGTTCAGCAAGCGGAGCCACGAAAAGTTGGTGCCGCAGGCGATTTTCGCGGCACCGAATGATCAGGTGGCACTGTTTCTGCACCATCTGTGGGCGACTGACGGATGTGTTCACTGGGACGCGAAACACAAGCAGGCGCGGATCTACTATGCATCGACAAGCCGACGACTCGTCGATGATGTAAGCCAACTTCTGCTGCGGGTCGGCGTCTTCGGCCGCATCAAACGTACCAAGAAGGCCGGCTATCGCGACTCCTGGCACCTCTACATCTACGGCGCTGAAAACCAGATGCGGTTCCTCCGCAACGTCGACGTCAACGGCGAAAAGTGGCTCACAGCACGCGAAGTGCTCGCTAACCTCGAAGGAATCAGCCGCAATACCAATCTAGATACGGTGCCCAAGGAGGTGTGGGATGTCGTGAGGGCCGGATTGGCGGATCAGACGATGTCACACCGAGCCTTCGCGGCGGCAATGGGCACGAAGTTCTGCGGGTCGACGATGTGGAAGCATGCACCGAGCCGCGGCCGGTTACATCGAGCGCCCGCATTGCTGGACCACCGTGAGTTACACGATCTCGCAACCAATGACGTGTTCTGGGATTCCATCGTTGAGATCACGAGCATTGGTGAGCACGACGTGTACGACGGAACCGTAAGCGGCACACACAACTTCGTCGCCAATCTAATCAGCGTGCATAATAGCCTCGAACAAGATGCGGATATGGTCATCCTTTTGCACCGTCCGGACGCGTTCGAGCGCGACGACCCGCGAGGCGGCGAAGCGGACCTGATTATCGGCAAACACCGTAATGGTCCGACGAAGACGATTACTGTTGCGCACCAACTGCATTTGTCACGATTCACCAACATGGCCAAGGCATAA
- the rpsF gene encoding 30S ribosomal protein S6, translating into MRPYEIMVILDPTLDERTVAPSLETFLNVVRKDGGAVDKVDIWGRRRLAYEIAKHAEGIYAVIDVKAEPATVSELDRQLNLNESVLRTKVMRTDKH; encoded by the coding sequence ATGCGTCCATACGAAATCATGGTCATTCTCGACCCCACCCTCGACGAGCGCACCGTGGCTCCGTCGTTGGAAACATTCCTCAACGTGGTGCGCAAGGACGGTGGCGCCGTCGACAAGGTCGACATCTGGGGCCGGCGCCGTCTCGCGTACGAGATCGCCAAGCACGCCGAGGGCATCTATGCCGTCATCGACGTGAAGGCTGAACCCGCGACCGTGTCCGAGCTGGATCGCCAGCTCAACCTGAACGAGTCCGTGCTGCGGACCAAGGTCATGCGGACGGACAAGCACTAG
- the rpsR gene encoding 30S ribosomal protein S18, producing the protein MAKSNKRRPAPEKPVKTRKCVFCSKKGQVIDYKDTALLRTYISERGKIRARRVTGNCVQHQRDIAVAVKNAREVALLPFTSSAR; encoded by the coding sequence ATGGCCAAGTCGAACAAGCGGCGGCCGGCACCCGAGAAGCCGGTCAAGACCCGCAAGTGCGTGTTCTGCTCCAAGAAGGGGCAGGTCATCGACTACAAGGACACCGCGCTGCTGCGCACCTACATCAGTGAGCGCGGCAAGATCCGCGCCCGCCGCGTGACGGGCAACTGTGTACAGCACCAGCGCGACATCGCCGTCGCAGTCAAGAACGCCCGCGAGGTGGCGCTGCTGCCGTTCACCTCGTCGGCGCGATAA
- a CDS encoding glycosyltransferase family 87 protein, whose amino-acid sequence MTEPDLESPAPPAEDRRSLDQRDLPSRTDTIGAALSDVIGGPVGKHALIGRQRFLTPLRVMLIIALVFLALGYSTKAACLQTTGTGTADQRVGNWENQRAYYQLCYSDTVPLYTAELLNLGKFPYKSSWIEKDATGQPHIQYDGNTAVRYMEYPVLTGLYQYVSMSLAKTYTALTKLVSVPVIAEVVMFFNIAAFGLALAWLVTVWAASQLAGPRRVWDAALVAASPLLIFQVFTNFDALATAFATGALLAWARRRPVLAGVLIGLGVAAKLYPLLLLGPLVVLAVRAGKLREVGKTALSAFVAWLLVNLPIMVLFPRGWSEFFRLNTRRGDDMDSLYNVVKSFTGWRGFDPDLGFWQPPTVTNTVSAILFLSCCVAIAYIALTARHRPRVMQLAFLVVAAFLLTNKVWSPQFSLWLVPLAVLALPHRRILLAWMTIDALVWVPRMLYLYGEENRGLPEQWFTATVLLRDIAVIALCALVIRQIYRPELDLVRARGEVDDPAGGVFDRAPDDPPRWLPDWLRPDRDRLKVSVSPAPAP is encoded by the coding sequence GTGACCGAGCCCGACCTCGAATCGCCGGCTCCGCCGGCAGAAGACCGGCGGAGCCTCGACCAACGTGATCTGCCCAGCCGCACCGACACCATCGGTGCTGCGCTGTCCGATGTGATCGGCGGGCCCGTTGGCAAGCATGCGCTGATCGGCAGGCAACGGTTCCTCACACCGCTGCGGGTGATGCTGATCATCGCGCTGGTGTTTCTGGCGCTGGGGTATTCGACCAAGGCCGCGTGCCTGCAGACCACGGGCACCGGCACCGCCGATCAGCGCGTCGGCAACTGGGAGAACCAGCGCGCCTACTACCAGCTGTGCTACTCGGACACCGTCCCGCTCTACACCGCGGAACTGTTGAACCTCGGGAAGTTCCCGTACAAGTCGAGCTGGATAGAGAAGGACGCCACCGGCCAGCCCCATATCCAGTACGACGGCAACACCGCCGTGCGCTACATGGAGTATCCGGTGCTCACCGGGCTCTACCAGTACGTGTCGATGTCGTTGGCCAAGACCTACACCGCGTTGACCAAGCTGGTGTCGGTACCGGTCATCGCCGAAGTGGTGATGTTCTTCAACATCGCGGCGTTCGGGCTGGCGCTGGCGTGGCTGGTGACGGTGTGGGCGGCGTCGCAGCTGGCCGGTCCGCGCCGGGTCTGGGACGCCGCGCTGGTGGCGGCGTCACCGTTGCTCATCTTTCAGGTCTTCACGAATTTCGATGCGCTGGCAACGGCTTTCGCAACCGGAGCGCTCTTGGCGTGGGCCCGGCGAAGACCGGTGCTGGCCGGAGTGCTGATCGGTTTGGGGGTGGCGGCCAAGCTGTATCCGCTGCTGCTGCTCGGGCCGCTGGTTGTGCTCGCGGTGCGCGCCGGCAAGCTGCGCGAAGTCGGCAAGACCGCGCTGTCCGCCTTCGTGGCGTGGCTGTTGGTGAACCTGCCGATCATGGTGTTGTTCCCGCGGGGCTGGTCGGAGTTCTTCCGGCTCAACACCCGCCGCGGCGACGACATGGACTCGCTGTACAACGTGGTGAAGTCGTTCACCGGCTGGCGCGGTTTCGACCCCGACCTCGGCTTCTGGCAGCCGCCGACGGTGACCAACACGGTCTCGGCGATTCTGTTCCTATCGTGTTGTGTCGCAATCGCTTACATCGCGTTGACCGCCCGACACCGGCCGCGGGTGATGCAGTTGGCGTTCCTGGTGGTGGCCGCGTTCCTGCTGACGAACAAGGTGTGGAGTCCGCAGTTCTCGTTGTGGCTGGTGCCGCTGGCGGTGCTGGCGTTGCCGCACCGACGCATTCTGTTGGCATGGATGACGATCGACGCGCTGGTATGGGTGCCCCGGATGCTGTACCTCTACGGCGAGGAGAACCGCGGACTGCCCGAACAGTGGTTCACCGCAACCGTGTTGCTGCGCGACATCGCGGTGATCGCCTTGTGCGCGCTGGTGATTCGCCAGATCTATCGGCCCGAGCTGGACCTGGTCCGGGCCCGCGGCGAGGTGGACGATCCCGCCGGTGGGGTGTTCGATCGCGCGCCGGACGATCCGCCGCGGTGGCTGCCGGACTGGCTACGCCCGGACCGCGATCGGTTGAAGGTGAGCGTTTCACCCGCGCCGGCGCCCTGA